In Belonocnema kinseyi isolate 2016_QV_RU_SX_M_011 chromosome 4, B_treatae_v1, whole genome shotgun sequence, a single window of DNA contains:
- the LOC117171811 gene encoding uncharacterized protein LOC117171811 isoform X1, translated as MFHDQHPRHYSVSQSSIHDNEKKHEKSQLDDGEKSRKQKYGHDKHSLAKDSKSHVNEEQSNIPKRRSGKKPRDDKYYDKDPRKYSVSRSSNEDNKRKYEKHQLDGGKQYTKQKYDDEKNYTRDKVEGWKNITSKDENNRNLNHQKRKLHERGEEGVKKCRLKINEEQLIDDMSVHTESLSSYGNNGIFICYIYVYLLDLRKIIS; from the exons ATGTTTCATGACCAGCATCCTAGGCATTATTCAGTCTCACAGAGTTCTATCCACGACAACGAGAAAAAACATGAGAAGTCTCAACTAGACGACGGGGAAAAATCTAGGAAGCAAAAATATGGTCATGATAAACATTCTTTAGCTAAGGATTCGAAAAGCCATGTCAATGAGGAGCAAAGCAACATTCCTAAGCGCCGCAGTGGCAAAAAACCAAGGGATGACAAATATTACGACAAGGATCCTAGGAAATATTCAGTCTCACGGAGTTCTAACGAGGACAATAAGAGAAAATATGAAAAGCATCAACTGGACGGCGGGAAACAATATACGAAGCAAAAATatgatgatgaaaaaaattatacccGAGATAAAGTTGAag gatgGAAGAATATAACATCAAAAGATGAGAATAATAGAAATCTTAATCATCAAAAAAGAAAGTTGCATGAACGAGGTGAAGAAGGTGTGAAGAAATGCCGACTAAAAATTAATGAAGAACAGCTGATTGATGATATGTCTGTACATACAGAAAGTTTGTCATCATATGGAAATAACGGTATATTCATTTGTTATATTTACGTATATTTGTtggatttgagaaaaataatttcgtGA
- the LOC117171811 gene encoding uncharacterized protein LOC117171811 isoform X2, translating to MDSKNKETHQKFLQYEKEKRVYRSLFNFKNMALQDENPVNDKHVDDKLYSAKESESHVNTKKSDIPKRSSGENSRDGKCHDQRPSRSSISQSSIYDNEEKHEKPQLGDGEKSRKQKYDNEQHYSAKDSKSHINAEKATFLSVAVGKV from the exons ATGGACAGCAAAAACAAAGAAACTCATCAAAAGTTCCTTCAGTATGAGAAGGAAAAGCGTGTTTATCGAAGCCTTTTCAATTTCAAGAACATGGCATTGCAAG ATGAAAATCCAGTTAATGACAAGCATGTTGATGATAAGCTTTATTCAGCTAAGGAGTCAGAAAGTCACGTCAATACTAAAAAAAGCGACATTCCTAAACGCAGCAGTGGGGAAAATTCTAGGGATGGCAAGTGTCATGACCAGCGTCCTAGTCGTTCTTCAATCTCACAGAGTTCTATCTACGACAACGAGGAAAAACATGAAAAGCCTCAACTAGGCGATGGGGAAAAATCTAGGAAGCAAAAATATGATAATGAGCAACATTATTCAGCTAAGGATTCAAAAAGCCACATCAATGCTGAAAAAGCGACATTCCTAAGCGTAGCAGTGGGAAAAGTCTAA